Within Lolium rigidum isolate FL_2022 chromosome 5, APGP_CSIRO_Lrig_0.1, whole genome shotgun sequence, the genomic segment ACCACCCTTAGAAATCAATATCCAACTCTATGCCATACGCCCATCACAAATGCGATGCTATTGCTAATGTCATGAAAAGTTTCCCGCCTAATGTAACATTTAGGTGAGAAATAGTCGGGCATCGGCTTGTGACACGGAATGCCCTTCAAGGATTGTTGACGGTTGTCTAATTATCGCAAGGAAATGACTTGTTCTGTTGGAAACATGATAATGACAATTGTAAGTGAATTAAATGTACGAAGCACTTGTACATTTAGATGTGCCGGACAATAACAACAAGAAAGGTACATCTCGGAATTGAAATATACATCTAGTACATTTGTAAATGTATCATCCTCGCTAAGGTAACTGAAAACAATCCTATGATATTTCTATTGTATAAACATGCAAACTTTGGTTTATAAACCTAAAGCCCGCAAGATTAAAGTTGGCGTGACACTGCAAAACGATAGTTTTCATATTCTTACATTTTTAGATCCCTAAAGTCAAAGAGGCTCTTACCAAAATTAAAACAATATATGATGTTTAAGGCCGCTCAACTTTAAAAATTAGCTCGGCATCATCACCAACATTACCAACTCGAGCCGACAAGCCGGCCTGACAGGTTAGTCACCCTTTCCTTTTATTTCCAGCTAATCCTTAAACCGATTACCTTGATCAAGATGTTATCGAGCTGGAACTTACTCCAATGCTATTACAAAACAAACTTGGTTTCAACAAAGGAGTACCACCACCAAATGCTTGGACATAGCAGAGAAAATGATTGGCATGGAAGAGATAATGATGGCATGAGCTTCCTCACAACATTTGTTTGATGCTATGCCATTTTCCTCACACCtagcttatttccttcttcatgtATCCCTTGTCACCTTCACGAAAACAAAACCACGGCGGTTCAATCGAGGAGAATCTATCAATAAAAACCCTGAGATTAGCACGAATTATTTTTTTCGACTCGCAAAAATGTGCTCGCTGGGTGGCTTATAAATAGTGGGCTGGCAGATCTCGTCGCACTGGACAAGGTTGTTGCGACTTgcagaaaagaaataaaaaataaaaaagggcTGCAGAGGGGGAAAAAAAACCGAACACTCACACAGAACAACACGCCCTCCACCCGGCGACACCGCCACCGCGCCCACCCCAAATCTCAGATCAGAACGCCGGGAGATCTGCCATTTCCGGCGGAGGGATCGGCCTCCGCGCCGCTCCAGTAAGGATTCTGCCCTCCCCCTCCCTCTCTGCTGCGTTTTTTTTTGTTGCCGGCGCGCGATCTGGTGCGGGTTTAGGCGCGAGCAGCTGCGATTTGGGAGTTGGGATTCGTGGGCGGGTTGAGGGATTGCGGGGTGTGGAGTTGCGTTTTTTTGGTGTAGTTCGTGATGGGTTCCATGGAGGAGCACCGCGGACTACGACTACGAGCACGGTTGTTTTTCAGCAGAGCGTTCCGGAGCAGTAGGGTTCTCGCGTCACGAAGTGTTACAGTATCTAGCAGAGGGATTTGTGGTTGAATGACTGGGTtaggagagagttggggtagagCTGCGTTTCTGGTTGGGATCCCGTGGAGGAAGAACATTCAGTTCTAACGAGTAGCTGCGTATGGACATGAGCAGGCTTGTTTCCAGCGGGGCTGGAAGAAACAGTAGGGTTCTCGTATCATCTACTGCTATTTGCGTTCACAATCAGTAGGGTTCTGGTAAATAGTAGTAGTGCATGCTGTTTTTATAACATTCCTGCTTAACCGGGGAACTGCTCTTGATACATTTGATGCATGGCTTTGGTCACTGTCTAAACATCTGAAACTGCTTCAGTTCCTGCAGTTAAATCTTGGGCTCCCGGTGGATGGCGTTTGTGCTCCAGAGACTGTAGCTCCCCGAGTATCGAGTTGAACTTGCGGAGGTGCAGAGATGGGTTCGCCGAGGAAATCCGACAAGAAGGCTGTCCTGGACTTGGCAGCATGGAGTTTCAATATCACCTCATCTGTTGGGATCATCATGGTCAACAAAGCACTGATGGCTACCCATGGATTCAGTTTCGGTATGTTTGTGCTTTACTGAAGAATTCTGTGGTCAAAAACGTACATCCCTGCTTCATGTTTGTGACTTATTCTCCTTTAGTTTGTGGGCAGTGTGTATTATTACGTCATTAGGCATTTTGATCTGTATCGTTTCATTTCTGGCAGGCCTCAAGTTGACTAATATAGGCTTATTTCTTGTTCTGAAATGTGCATCAGTATTACTCTCTTGATTTTAGTGTAAAACTGGGATATCTGATCTTAACCAAACTTTAGAATTTTCAAAATTCTACTGCGAATTCCATCGATGTGAATTCTAGATGCTCCTTTTTTGTTAATAAATGTTTAATCATAGGAGTCATAAGGATTTACTTTTATAGTGGTATTTCACCTACTCATACCAAACTGTTTCACTTGATTTGCTTTTATAGTTGTCTGAAAGAGTTAGTACAATGTGGAATCATAAAGATTTTGCTCTTATGCAATCAAAATGTTCATTGAACCTGAAATCCACCCCCTTCTAGCTGTTATACTGACCTGCTCAGCATAAACTTGAGATGTGTCTGTTTAACATGAGAAGCATGCTAATCTAATACTCTCCCTGTTCCCTTTTTATAAGACATTTTGGCAAGCCAATTAAGCCTGCCAAAATGATTTAGTATTATACTGGCAGATTTCTGCTCTTACCCTCAGCAAACTGCACATGTGTTAGAACTCTGATATATTTCCTGCCATGTCGCTGATTATGATTTACCTCGTGCAGCCACAACATTAACTGGCCTTCATTTTGTGACAACCACCTTGATGACTATCGTATTCCGCTGGTTAGGCCTGAGCCAGCCCTCTCACTTACCACTTCCAGATCTGATTAAGTTTGTGATCTTCTCAAACTTGTCGATCGTTGGCATGAACGTGAGCTTGATGTGGAACTCTGTGGGGTTTTATCAGGTTAGTGAAGTTTCCATTAGCTAAGTTATGTGGCTTTAAATTGTTAACTTTTAAGAGCTTTAAGTTAACTCTTAAGTAATCCTTTTCTCTTGTTCAGATAGCAAAGCTGTGCATGATACCTGCGTCATGTCTTTTGGAGGTTGTCTTTGATCGTGTTCATTATTCAAGGGACACAAAGCTGAGCATAATGGTTGTACTCGTAGGCGTTGCAGTTTGCACAGTTACTGATGTCAGTGTGAATGCAAAGGGCATGCTTGCAGCTGTCATAGCTGTTTGGAGcacagctttccaacaatatgtaAGTTGAAATACCTCTATTGTATGGTTATTTATATATATTCTAGTAGTAAATAAGAGTCCTGCTGTAATTTTT encodes:
- the LOC124652460 gene encoding UDP-rhamnose/UDP-galactose transporter 5-like, with product MGSPRKSDKKAVLDLAAWSFNITSSVGIIMVNKALMATHGFSFATTLTGLHFVTTTLMTIVFRWLGLSQPSHLPLPDLIKFVIFSNLSIVGMNVSLMWNSVGFYQIAKLCMIPASCLLEVVFDRVHYSRDTKLSIMVVLVGVAVCTVTDVSVNAKGMLAAVIAVWSTAFQQYYVHYLQRKYSLNSFNLLGHTAPAQAGSLLLVGPFVDYLLTGKRVDHFNFTSLSLFFLVLSCFIAIGVNLSQFICIGRFSAVSFQVLGHMKTVLVLFLGFLFFGKEGLNLHVVLGMLLAVLGMMWYGNASAKPGGKERRSVLPVRSERHNGASEEKDGSEK